The Mesorhizobium sp. B2-8-5 genome segment AAGTCATCCAGGAGTTCGACACATGGCGCCGCGTGCGCGATGCCGACGGTTCGGAAGGCTGGATCAACCAGTCGCTGCTCTCGGGCCGCCGCACCGCCATCGTCGCGCCCTGGCAGCGCGGCAAGGGCGGGCGAATCAACCTGCTCAACGAGCCCGACAAGGACGCCGGTGTCGTCGCCATCATCGAGCCGGGCGTGATCGGCTCGATCAAGAAATGCGACGGCCAATGGTGCGAGATGACCTTTGACGGCCATACCGGCTGGATGGCCCAGTCGCAGGTGTGGGGCGCTTATCCGGGCGAGAAGGTCAAGAACTAGGGCGTGCCGAGATTCAGGTGATGCCGGCCTGACCTGAATCTCGGCACTCCCCTATTGGGCCGCGCCAGGGCGCTCGCGCCCGATGCGGCCGAGATGCGTATCCTGAAAACCGGTAGGCAGCTTGAGGCCGTAGCCGAGGGCACGGTCGATGGCGATGTGCGCGATCCAGATGAGCGCCACGGCGGTTGTGATCGGGCCGGCGAGCAACGCGCCCAAAAGCAGAAGCACGAGCGGGGCAATCAGGATATGCAAGGCGTTGTAGATGACGGCGCCGACGCTTGGCCCGGCGAGGTAGCCCAGCATCGACAGGTCCGGCGCAAGGATGAGCAGCGCAAACAGCCACCAGGAAAAGCCGGACATTGCGTAGCAAACGATAGCCAACGCGGCGACGGCGACCCATTCAAACCGGACAATCAGGTCGACGGGCCGCATCGCCACGGGATCAATCGCAGCGTTTGGGACGCAGTCTCACCACGATGTCGACATTGGCGATCTCCATGCCTTCCGGCGGCGCCGGCAGGTTGGAGACGGTGACCGGTCCGCTCTCGATGTCGAAAATCCGGTTCTCGCCCTCGACGTAGAAGTGATGATGGTCAGAGGTGTTGGTGTCGAAATAGGTTTTCGAGCCTTCGACCGCCAGGATGCGCAACAGGCCGGCCTGGGTGAATTGGTGGAGCGCGTTGTACACCGTCGCCAGCGAAACCGGCACGCCGGCGGCAATCGCCTCTTCGTGCAGTTCCTCGGCGGAAAGGTGGCGGTCGCCCTTGGCAAACAGCAGGTCGGCCAGCGCAATGCGCTGACGCGTCGGCCTCAGGCCGGCTTCGCGAACCCGCTTGTCCACAGCGACATTTTCCTTCCGATAGCCCGAATCCATCTTCACGTCGAAGCTTTGTTGCCCAGCCCATCAACAGGTCCAGCATGGCAAAAAGACGTCAAAAGCCAAAACCGGACATCAGCCGACATATATTCTGTAGTCCGAATGCGATCAATAGCGCGCATTGACCCGGGCAGGCGCACGGGTTAAGCGCAAACGCCGGTTTCCGGCCGCAAACAGAGTGTGTTAGGAAACCAACGACAAGGGCGCCCTGCCGCCCGCGAAGAACACGGGGACAGAAATTTGATGGCGGGTCAAAAGTCCAGCTACGATTACGAGGAACTGCTCGCCTGCGCCCGCGGCGACCTGTTCGGGCCGGGCAATGCCCAGCTGCCCTACCCACCAATGCTGATGTTCGACCGCATCACCGAGATCAGCGAGACCGGCGGCGCTTTCGACAAGGGCTTCATCCGCGCCGAATTCGATATCAAGCCGGACCTATGGTTCTTCGCCTGCCACTTCATCGGCAACCCGATCATGCCGGGCTGCCTCGGCCTCGACGCCATGTGGCAGCTGACCGGTTTCTATCTCGGCTGGCTGGGCGAACCCGGCAAGGGCATGGCGCTGTCGACCGGCGAGGTGAAGTTCAAGGGCATGGTGACGCCATCGGTGAAGAAGGTCGAATACGGCATCGACTTCAAGCGCGTGATGCGCGGCCGTTTGGTGCTTGGCATAGCCGATGGCTGGCTCAAGGCGGATGGCGAACCCATATATGCGGCTACGGATCTGAAGGTCGGCCTGTCCAAGCAGTCGGCCGCCTGACCGTTTTCCGCCACGGCGCCCGCATAGCCAATGGACGCCACGTCAGTTTATTTGCGTATGATCAAGGGGAAAACCGGCTAGGTCTTTCGCCCGAATACGCGGGAAGGAGTTGCGAATGAGACGGGTCGTAGTGACAGGGCTCGGCATTGTGTCGTCGATCGGCAACAATGCCAACGAGGTGCAGAGCTCGCTTTACGATGCCAAATCAGGCATCAGCTTTTCCAATTCCTTCGCCGAACACGGCTTCCGCTGCCAGGTCTGGGGCGCGCCGACGCTCGATCCCACTCCGATGATCGACCGCCGCGCCATGCGCTTCCTGAGCCAAGGCGCTGCCTGGAACCACGTCGCCATGGACCAGGCGATCGCTGATGCCGGCTTAAGCGAAGGCGACGTCACGAATGAGCGGACCGGCATCGTGATGGGTTCCGGCGGGCCGTCGACCCGCACCATCGTCGAAGCGGCCGAAACCACGCTCAAGAACAACAGCCCCAAGCGCATCGGCCCGTTCGCCGTGCCGAAGGCCATGTCGTCGACGGCGTCGGCCACCCTGGCCACATGGTTCAAGATCCACGGCGTCAACTATTCGATCTCGTCGGCCTGCTCGACCTCGGCGCACTGCATCGGCAATGCGTATGAGCTGATACAGTGGGGCAAGCAGGACGTGATGTTCGCCGGCGGCCATGAGGATCTCGATTGGACCATGTCGGACCTGTTCGACGCCATGGGCGCCATGTCGTCGAAGTTCAACGACA includes the following:
- a CDS encoding SH3 domain-containing protein → MSGFASLRLAFSAAVLGVLLCAPQAFAQSAAAPAQTITLGPSGLPLPRFVSLKPARVNSRVGPGANYSVNWMYLKAGLPMEVIQEFDTWRRVRDADGSEGWINQSLLSGRRTAIVAPWQRGKGGRINLLNEPDKDAGVVAIIEPGVIGSIKKCDGQWCEMTFDGHTGWMAQSQVWGAYPGEKVKN
- a CDS encoding DUF4260 domain-containing protein, translating into MRPVDLIVRFEWVAVAALAIVCYAMSGFSWWLFALLILAPDLSMLGYLAGPSVGAVIYNALHILIAPLVLLLLGALLAGPITTAVALIWIAHIAIDRALGYGLKLPTGFQDTHLGRIGRERPGAAQ
- the irrA gene encoding iron response transcriptional regulator IrrA; amino-acid sequence: MDSGYRKENVAVDKRVREAGLRPTRQRIALADLLFAKGDRHLSAEELHEEAIAAGVPVSLATVYNALHQFTQAGLLRILAVEGSKTYFDTNTSDHHHFYVEGENRIFDIESGPVTVSNLPAPPEGMEIANVDIVVRLRPKRCD
- the fabA gene encoding 3-hydroxyacyl-[acyl-carrier-protein] dehydratase FabA — its product is MAGQKSSYDYEELLACARGDLFGPGNAQLPYPPMLMFDRITEISETGGAFDKGFIRAEFDIKPDLWFFACHFIGNPIMPGCLGLDAMWQLTGFYLGWLGEPGKGMALSTGEVKFKGMVTPSVKKVEYGIDFKRVMRGRLVLGIADGWLKADGEPIYAATDLKVGLSKQSAA
- the fabB gene encoding beta-ketoacyl-ACP synthase I produces the protein MRRVVVTGLGIVSSIGNNANEVQSSLYDAKSGISFSNSFAEHGFRCQVWGAPTLDPTPMIDRRAMRFLSQGAAWNHVAMDQAIADAGLSEGDVTNERTGIVMGSGGPSTRTIVEAAETTLKNNSPKRIGPFAVPKAMSSTASATLATWFKIHGVNYSISSACSTSAHCIGNAYELIQWGKQDVMFAGGHEDLDWTMSDLFDAMGAMSSKFNDNASTASRAYDVNRDGFVIAGGAGVLVLEELEHARARGAKIYAEIVGYGATSDGYDMVAPSGEGAMRCMRQALATVSSPVDYINTHGTSTPVGDSKEMGAIREVFGDKMPYITSTKSLTGHSLGAAGVQESIYSILMMQGGFIGESAHIEELDPEFEGMPIVRKRIDDARIDTVLSNSFGFGGTNATLIFQRYSA